A window of Arcobacter acticola genomic DNA:
AAAAATGCTATGGTTTTAAACTGCATTTTAATTCCTTTGGGTAAAATTATTTGTTGGGTAGGAATTTTACCCAAGTGAGGCTTAAATATGAAAAACTATCACAAAAGTGATTTTAGAAAATCGTGCATAAAAAGATTAGAATTTACAAGCCTCTTTTTGAAGTATTATAAAAATAAAATTATTGTTAGAGAATTAAAAAAATTTATACAGCGAAGTGGATCAAAAAATATTTTATTATATATACCTTTGGGTATTGAAGTTGATGTTAAACCATTAATCGTAAGTTTAAGAAAATCGAGAAATAAGAGTGTATATGTTCCATATATGCAAGGGGATAGTTTTAAAATAGTAAAGTACAGACTTCCTTTGCATAAAAAAAAGTTTGGAATTAAAGAACCAAACAATTCTTTTGTTAACCCTGCGAAAGTTGACCTTGCAATAATTCCTGTGGTAGGAGTTGATGCATTAAATAAAAGAATAGGTTATGGAAAAGGCATGTACGATAGATTTTTCGATAGATTAAATTATAAACCAACAATGATTTTCACCCAATTAATACTTTGTAAAAGTGAACATGTATTATCTGATTGTTACGATATTCAAGCTGATTATATAATTACAAATTAAGGTTTTTGAATATGGAATACATAATTGTTAGTATCGTTGTAGGAGTTATAAGTTCTACAATGAGTATATTTGTTGTAAGAAAATTAGATAAAGCTAAATTTCAAGTTTTTATTGAACAAGCAAAAGCTAAAGCAAAAGTTATTGAGCATGAAGCAGAGGTTTCACTAAAAGATGCTCAATTAAAAGCTAAATTTGAGTGTGATAAAGAGTTTAAACACGCACGTCGTGAATATGACATAATGCTTTCTAAGATTGAAAAAAAAGAGAGAGAATTAAACGAACACTTAGAATCAGAATTAAGAATTATTAGACTTGAAAAAGAGGAAATAATTGAAAAAAATAAAAAGATAACAACTTTAAAAGAGGGAATTGAACAACAAAAAAGAACTTATGAAGAGAAAACTTATGAAGCTATAAAAATACTTGAAAATGCTTCTGGTTTAACTTTGATTGAGGCAAAAGATTTAATGCTTAAAAAAGTAAAAGAAGATTCACGTGCTGAAATAGCATCTATATTTAGAAAAAAATATAAAATTGCAGAACAAAACACTAAAAATGAAATTAATAACATGTTCTCAATGGCAGTTACTAGATATGCAGGTGAGTTTGCAGCTGAAAGACTTATTAATAATGTGCCTATTAGTGATGAAGAAACAAAAGGTAAAATTATTGGTAAAGAAGGTAGAAATATTAAAGCTCTTGAGATGTTATTAGGAGTTGATATTATTATAGATGATACTCCAAATATGATTACTATCTCATCTTTTAATTTATATAGAAGAGCAATTGCTACAAGAACAATCCAAGAACTTTTAGAAGATGGAAGAATTCAACCAGCAAGAATTGAAGAAATTTATAAAAAAGTAAAATCTGAATTTGACAAAAATATCCAAAAAGAGGGTGAAGATGTTGTTCTTGAGCTTGGAATTAAAGCTATGCATCCAGAACTTATTAAGCTTGTTGGAAGATTAAGATATAGAGCATCTT
This region includes:
- the rny gene encoding ribonuclease Y — protein: MEYIIVSIVVGVISSTMSIFVVRKLDKAKFQVFIEQAKAKAKVIEHEAEVSLKDAQLKAKFECDKEFKHARREYDIMLSKIEKKERELNEHLESELRIIRLEKEEIIEKNKKITTLKEGIEQQKRTYEEKTYEAIKILENASGLTLIEAKDLMLKKVKEDSRAEIASIFRKKYKIAEQNTKNEINNMFSMAVTRYAGEFAAERLINNVPISDEETKGKIIGKEGRNIKALEMLLGVDIIIDDTPNMITISSFNLYRRAIATRTIQELLEDGRIQPARIEEIYKKVKSEFDKNIQKEGEDVVLELGIKAMHPELIKLVGRLRYRASYGQNALAHTLEVAHLAGLIAAQMGGDAILARRAGLLHDIGKALTHEMPGSHVHLGADICRRYDECDTVINGIYAHHGHEEPINVESASVCAADALSAARPGARREVLESFLKRVEEVENISTSKLGVLNAYAINAGREVRVIVKAELVNDDEAILLATEIAKEIEQKVQYPGEIKVNVIRELRAESYAR
- a CDS encoding 5-formyltetrahydrofolate cyclo-ligase, translated to MKNYHKSDFRKSCIKRLEFTSLFLKYYKNKIIVRELKKFIQRSGSKNILLYIPLGIEVDVKPLIVSLRKSRNKSVYVPYMQGDSFKIVKYRLPLHKKKFGIKEPNNSFVNPAKVDLAIIPVVGVDALNKRIGYGKGMYDRFFDRLNYKPTMIFTQLILCKSEHVLSDCYDIQADYIITN